In Brevundimonas sp. SGAir0440, one DNA window encodes the following:
- the atpA gene encoding F0F1 ATP synthase subunit alpha, protein MDIRAAEISAILKSQIANFGVEADVSDVGSVLSVGDGIARIHGLDNVQAGEMVEFTKAGVKGMALNLERDNVGAVIFGADAAIAEGDDVRRLGEIVDVPVGRGLLGRVVNPLGEPIDGKGPIEFTQRRRVDVKAPGIIPRKSVHEPMQTGLKAIDTLIPVGRGQRELIIGDRQVGKTAVAIDTILNQNSVNKTDDESAKLYCIYVAIGQKRSTVAQIVKTLEESGALEYTIVVACTASEPAPLQFLAPFAGTAMGEFFRDNGMHALIVYDDLSKQAVAYRQMSLLLRRPPGREAYPGDVFYLHSRLLERSAKLNEDYGSGSMTALPIIETQANDVSAYIPTNVISITDGQIFLESDLFYQGIRPAVNVGISVSRVGSSAQTKAMKKVAGSIKGELAQYREMAAFAKFGSDLDASTQKLLARGARLTELLKQPQYSPLAMEEQVVSVYAGTRGYIDGIAVGDVGRFEKELLARIHANHASLLEGIRTKKDLTSDLEAELKDILAAFVKTFA, encoded by the coding sequence ATGGACATCCGCGCCGCTGAAATCTCGGCCATCCTCAAGTCGCAGATCGCCAACTTCGGCGTCGAAGCCGATGTCTCCGACGTCGGCAGCGTGCTGTCGGTCGGCGACGGCATCGCCCGCATCCATGGTCTGGACAACGTCCAGGCCGGTGAAATGGTCGAGTTCACCAAGGCCGGCGTGAAGGGCATGGCCCTGAACCTGGAACGCGACAACGTGGGCGCCGTGATCTTCGGCGCCGACGCCGCCATCGCCGAGGGCGACGACGTGCGCCGCCTGGGCGAGATCGTGGACGTGCCGGTCGGCCGTGGCCTGCTGGGCCGCGTCGTCAACCCGCTGGGCGAGCCGATCGACGGCAAGGGCCCGATCGAGTTCACCCAGCGCCGCCGCGTGGACGTCAAGGCGCCCGGCATCATCCCGCGCAAGTCGGTTCACGAGCCGATGCAGACCGGCCTGAAGGCCATCGACACCCTGATCCCCGTCGGCCGCGGCCAGCGCGAGCTGATCATCGGCGACCGTCAGGTCGGCAAGACCGCCGTCGCCATCGACACCATCCTGAACCAGAACAGCGTCAACAAGACCGACGACGAGAGCGCCAAGCTCTACTGCATCTACGTCGCCATCGGTCAGAAGCGTTCGACGGTCGCTCAGATCGTCAAGACCCTCGAAGAGTCGGGCGCGCTGGAATACACGATCGTCGTGGCCTGCACCGCCTCGGAGCCCGCCCCGCTGCAGTTCCTGGCCCCGTTCGCCGGCACCGCCATGGGCGAGTTCTTCCGCGACAACGGCATGCACGCCCTGATCGTCTATGACGACCTGTCGAAACAGGCCGTCGCCTATCGCCAGATGTCGCTGCTGCTGCGCCGTCCGCCCGGCCGTGAAGCCTATCCGGGCGACGTCTTCTACCTGCACAGCCGCCTGCTGGAGCGCTCGGCCAAGCTGAACGAGGATTACGGTTCGGGCTCGATGACCGCCCTGCCGATCATCGAAACCCAGGCCAATGACGTTTCGGCCTACATCCCCACCAACGTGATCTCGATCACCGACGGCCAGATCTTCCTGGAGTCGGACCTGTTCTATCAGGGCATCCGTCCGGCCGTGAACGTCGGCATCTCGGTGTCGCGCGTAGGCTCCTCGGCCCAGACCAAGGCGATGAAGAAGGTCGCCGGTTCGATCAAGGGCGAGCTGGCCCAGTATCGCGAGATGGCCGCCTTCGCCAAGTTCGGCTCGGACCTGGACGCCTCGACCCAGAAGCTGCTGGCGCGCGGCGCCCGCCTGACGGAACTGCTGAAGCAGCCGCAGTATTCGCCGCTGGCGATGGAAGAGCAGGTCGTCTCGGTCTACGCCGGCACGCGCGGCTATATCGACGGCATCGCGGTCGGCGACGTCGGCCGCTTCGAGAAGGAGCTGCTGGCGCGCATCCATGCGAACCACGCGTCGCTGCTGGAAGGCATCCGCACCAAGAAGGACCTGACCTCGGACCTCGAAGCCGAGCTGAAGGACATCCTGGCCGCCTTCGTCAAGACCTTCGCCTGA
- a CDS encoding F0F1 ATP synthase subunit gamma — translation MASLKEMRNRIGSVKATQKITKAMQMVAAAKLKRAQDQAESARPYAQKMASVIANLAAGVSGADAPKMLSGTGQDQRHLIVVATADKGLAGGFSTNVIRAARERINSLINAGKDVKIIAVGKKSRDQLARLYGDKVVHTFELSDHKTIGLPSAQPVAEMIATAFEEGQADVVTLFYSQFKSVIQQVPTAKQLIPAVVEGDAAPIDLNGAVYEYEPSEEEILETLLPRALTTQILAALYENQAGFFGSQMAAMDNATRNAGDLINALTLQYNRKRQAQITTELIEIIAGAEAL, via the coding sequence ATGGCCAGCCTTAAGGAAATGCGCAATCGGATCGGAAGCGTGAAAGCCACGCAGAAGATCACGAAAGCCATGCAGATGGTCGCCGCGGCCAAGCTGAAGCGCGCCCAGGATCAGGCCGAGAGCGCCCGGCCCTATGCGCAGAAGATGGCCTCGGTCATCGCCAATCTGGCCGCCGGCGTCTCGGGCGCCGACGCGCCCAAGATGCTGTCGGGCACGGGCCAGGACCAGCGTCACCTGATCGTGGTGGCGACGGCGGACAAGGGTCTGGCGGGCGGTTTTTCGACCAACGTCATCCGCGCCGCGCGCGAGCGGATCAACAGCCTGATCAACGCCGGCAAGGACGTGAAGATCATCGCCGTCGGCAAGAAGTCGCGCGATCAGCTGGCGCGTCTGTACGGCGACAAGGTGGTTCACACCTTCGAACTGTCGGACCACAAGACGATCGGCCTGCCGTCCGCCCAGCCGGTCGCCGAAATGATCGCCACGGCGTTCGAAGAGGGCCAGGCCGATGTGGTCACCCTGTTCTACAGCCAGTTCAAGTCGGTGATCCAACAGGTCCCGACGGCCAAGCAGCTCATCCCGGCCGTGGTCGAGGGCGATGCCGCGCCGATCGACCTGAACGGCGCGGTCTATGAGTACGAGCCTTCGGAAGAGGAAATCCTGGAAACCCTGTTGCCGCGTGCGCTGACGACCCAGATCCTGGCCGCGCTGTACGAGAACCAGGCCGGCTTCTTCGGCTCGCAGATGGCGGCGATGGACAACGCGACGCGCAATGCGGGCGACCTCATCAACGCCCTGACGCTGCAGTACAACCGCAAGCGTCAAGCCCAGATCACCACCGAGCTGATCGAGATCATCGCTGGCGCCGAAGCCCTCTGA
- the atpD gene encoding F0F1 ATP synthase subunit beta, whose translation MTDTVAPPAAKKPAARKPAAAKAAAAAAPVNVSGTGKIAQVIGAVVDVEFDGHLPAILNALHTQNVDQKTGEPFTLVLEVAQHLGENMVRAISMDTTEGLTRGQPVTDTGSSIQAPVGPGTLGRIMNVVGQPIDEAGPIATTEYRPIHKEAPSFEEQSTSSEILVTGIKVIDLMCPYTKGGKIGLFGGAGVGKTVTMQELINNIAKAYGGYSVLAGVGERTREGNDLYHEMIESNVNVDPSKNGGSTEGSKCALVYGQMNEPPGARARVALTGLSIAEYFRDEEGKDVLLFVDNIFRFTQAGSEVSALLGRIPSAVGYQPTLATEMGNLQERITSTKKGSITSVQAIYVPADDLTDPAPAASFAHLDATTVLSRDIAAQAIFPAVDPLDSTSRIMDPLVIGDEHYNVARSVQEVLQQYKGLKDIIAILGMDELSEEDKLVVSRARKIQRFLSQPFFVAEQFTNSPGKFVELADTIRSFKGIVAGEYDHLPEAAFYMVGSIEEAVAKAEKMASEA comes from the coding sequence ATGACCGACACCGTCGCCCCCCCCGCCGCCAAGAAACCCGCCGCCCGCAAGCCCGCCGCCGCCAAGGCCGCTGCGGCCGCCGCGCCCGTCAACGTCTCCGGCACGGGCAAGATCGCCCAGGTCATCGGCGCCGTCGTCGACGTCGAGTTCGACGGCCACCTGCCGGCGATCCTGAACGCCCTGCACACCCAGAACGTCGACCAGAAGACGGGCGAGCCCTTCACCCTGGTGCTGGAAGTCGCCCAGCACCTGGGTGAGAACATGGTCCGCGCCATCTCGATGGACACGACCGAAGGCCTGACGCGCGGCCAGCCCGTGACCGACACCGGTTCGTCGATCCAGGCCCCCGTCGGCCCCGGCACCCTGGGCCGCATCATGAACGTCGTCGGCCAGCCGATCGACGAAGCCGGCCCGATCGCCACCACCGAATACCGCCCGATCCACAAGGAAGCGCCCAGCTTCGAAGAGCAGTCGACCTCGTCGGAAATCCTGGTCACGGGCATTAAGGTCATCGACCTGATGTGCCCCTACACCAAGGGCGGCAAGATCGGCCTGTTCGGCGGCGCCGGCGTGGGCAAGACCGTGACCATGCAGGAGCTGATCAACAACATCGCCAAGGCGTACGGCGGTTATTCGGTTCTGGCCGGCGTGGGCGAGCGCACCCGCGAAGGCAACGACCTGTATCACGAGATGATCGAGTCCAACGTGAACGTGGACCCGTCCAAGAACGGCGGCTCAACCGAGGGCTCCAAGTGCGCCCTGGTCTACGGCCAGATGAACGAGCCCCCCGGCGCCCGCGCCCGCGTCGCCCTGACCGGCCTGTCGATCGCGGAATACTTCCGTGACGAGGAAGGCAAGGACGTGCTGCTGTTCGTCGACAACATCTTCCGCTTCACCCAAGCCGGTTCGGAAGTGTCGGCTCTGCTGGGCCGCATCCCCTCGGCCGTGGGCTATCAGCCGACGCTGGCCACCGAGATGGGCAACCTGCAAGAGCGCATCACCTCGACCAAGAAGGGTTCGATCACCTCGGTCCAGGCCATCTACGTGCCCGCCGACGACCTGACCGACCCGGCGCCCGCCGCCTCGTTCGCCCACCTAGACGCCACGACGGTTCTGAGCCGCGACATCGCCGCCCAGGCCATCTTCCCGGCCGTCGATCCGCTGGACTCGACCTCGCGGATCATGGACCCGCTGGTCATCGGTGACGAACACTACAACGTCGCCCGTTCGGTTCAGGAAGTGCTGCAGCAGTACAAGGGACTGAAGGACATCATCGCCATCCTGGGCATGGACGAGCTGTCGGAAGAGGACAAGCTGGTCGTGTCCCGCGCCCGCAAGATCCAACGCTTCCTGTCTCAGCCCTTCTTCGTGGCCGAACAGTTCACCAACTCGCCCGGCAAGTTCGTCGAGCTGGCCGACACGATCCGCTCGTTCAAGGGCATCGTCGCCGGTGAATACGACCACCTGCCGGAAGCCGCCTTCTACATGGTCGGCTCCATCGAAGAGGCCGTCGCCAAGGCCGAGAAGATGGCGTCGGAAGCCTGA
- a CDS encoding ATP synthase F1 subunit epsilon, with the protein MAGKLNFSLVSPEREVFSGLVDQVDAPGVEGDFGVLPDHAPFMTALREGLVTVYNNGSKTQYDVHGGFADVNGEGLTILAEQATEVVAA; encoded by the coding sequence ATGGCCGGCAAGCTGAACTTCTCCCTCGTCTCGCCGGAACGCGAGGTCTTCTCGGGCCTCGTGGACCAGGTCGATGCACCGGGCGTCGAGGGCGACTTCGGCGTTCTGCCGGACCACGCGCCCTTCATGACCGCCCTGCGCGAGGGTCTGGTGACCGTCTATAACAACGGCTCAAAGACCCAGTACGACGTCCACGGCGGTTTCGCCGACGTGAACGGCGAAGGCCTCACCATCCTGGCCGAACAGGCTACCGAGGTCGTCGCGGCCTGA
- a CDS encoding serine hydrolase domain-containing protein: MTDLIDIHGVCAAGFETVREAFAANFTAAPEGLNEQAARFSVLVEGETVVDLWAGHADTARTTPFTDTTLTSVFSTGKAVMAILMASAVEAGQIDYDQTVASLWPEFGAAGKAEVTVAQLMSHQSGLPGFSEAVDPTIWFDVSAVLSRLAAQAPMWAPGSASGYHPITVGYLANEVYRRATGRTMGQALRQDFPELDLWIGLPESEHGRVAQMRKPTAAPSLGTIDPIKQAAFLDRGSAPGGRGSAAWREMEIPSANLHGTALGLAKMLGVVANGGVLDGRSVLSAGTLDQLTRERIHGPDKVLPYTISWAAGLMRNDGLKVFGSNEAFGHYGWGGSMAMADPSRKLSAAYVMTRQSPHLIGDPRARRLLEALYAAV; this comes from the coding sequence ATGACCGATCTCATCGACATCCACGGCGTCTGCGCAGCCGGTTTCGAGACCGTGCGCGAGGCGTTCGCCGCCAACTTCACCGCCGCGCCCGAGGGGCTGAACGAGCAGGCGGCGCGGTTCAGCGTGCTGGTCGAGGGCGAGACGGTCGTCGATCTGTGGGCGGGCCATGCGGATACGGCCAGGACCACGCCGTTCACCGACACCACCCTGACCTCGGTGTTTTCGACCGGCAAGGCGGTGATGGCCATCCTGATGGCGAGCGCGGTCGAGGCCGGGCAGATCGACTATGACCAGACGGTCGCCTCGCTGTGGCCCGAGTTCGGGGCGGCGGGCAAGGCGGAGGTCACCGTGGCCCAGCTGATGAGCCACCAGTCGGGGCTGCCGGGCTTTTCAGAGGCGGTCGATCCGACGATCTGGTTCGACGTGTCCGCAGTTCTGTCGCGTCTGGCGGCCCAGGCGCCGATGTGGGCGCCGGGTTCAGCGTCGGGCTACCACCCGATCACCGTCGGCTATCTGGCCAATGAGGTCTATCGCCGCGCGACCGGACGGACGATGGGCCAGGCGCTGCGCCAGGACTTCCCGGAGCTGGACCTGTGGATCGGCCTGCCCGAAAGCGAACACGGGAGGGTGGCGCAGATGCGCAAACCCACGGCGGCCCCCAGCCTGGGGACCATCGATCCGATCAAACAGGCGGCCTTCCTGGATCGCGGCTCGGCGCCGGGCGGGCGCGGCTCGGCGGCCTGGCGCGAGATGGAGATCCCGTCGGCCAATCTGCACGGCACGGCCCTGGGGCTGGCGAAGATGCTGGGCGTGGTCGCCAATGGCGGCGTGCTGGACGGCCGGTCGGTGCTGTCGGCGGGAACGCTGGATCAGCTGACGCGCGAGCGTATCCACGGGCCGGACAAGGTGCTGCCCTATACGATCAGCTGGGCGGCGGGGCTGATGCGCAATGACGGGCTGAAGGTCTTCGGGTCCAACGAAGCCTTCGGCCATTACGGCTGGGGCGGGTCGATGGCCATGGCCGATCCGTCGCGGAAGCTGTCGGCGGCCTATGTGATGACGCGCCAGTCGCCGCACCTGATCGGCGATCCTCGGGCGAGGCGTCTGCTGGAGGCGCTCTACGCCGCCGTCTAG
- the rarD gene encoding EamA family transporter RarD, translating to MTASPSPNDPRAVGTAIACYTLWGLLPLLFMAMSAHGFGAPEILAHRAVWSVFVAGLVLLLAGQWGEARRVLATPRTLAWLALSALLIGTNWSLYVFATTHHATLEASLGYYINPLLNMAAGAVLFREKIDRWSALAIGLAAIGVVIQTIALGHVPIIGLTLAVTFCAYAVIRKRVPASAQTGLFVECLVLLPIGAVFLAWLTTHGQAVGFASPSGLIWALVNGPATVIPLALFAWSARRLPLSTVGFIQFLAPTLQFACGVATGEPLTLLRIVSFVFIWAGAGVFALAAFNRSRAAKRAVALSKTV from the coding sequence ATGACCGCCTCCCCCTCTCCCAACGACCCGCGCGCCGTCGGCACGGCTATCGCCTGCTACACCCTGTGGGGGTTGCTGCCGCTGTTGTTCATGGCGATGTCGGCGCACGGCTTCGGCGCGCCAGAAATCCTGGCGCACCGGGCGGTCTGGTCGGTCTTCGTGGCGGGCCTGGTCCTGCTGCTGGCCGGGCAATGGGGCGAGGCGCGCCGGGTGCTGGCCACGCCGCGCACCCTGGCCTGGCTGGCCCTGTCCGCGCTGTTGATCGGCACCAACTGGAGCCTCTACGTCTTCGCCACCACCCATCATGCGACGCTGGAGGCCAGCCTCGGCTACTATATCAATCCCCTGCTGAACATGGCGGCCGGCGCCGTGCTGTTCCGCGAGAAGATCGACCGCTGGAGCGCGCTGGCCATCGGTCTGGCCGCCATCGGGGTCGTGATCCAGACGATCGCCCTCGGGCATGTGCCGATCATCGGCCTGACCCTGGCCGTTACCTTCTGCGCCTATGCGGTGATCCGTAAGCGCGTGCCCGCCTCGGCCCAGACCGGGCTGTTCGTGGAATGTCTGGTGCTGCTGCCCATCGGTGCGGTCTTCCTGGCCTGGTTGACCACCCACGGTCAGGCGGTCGGGTTCGCCTCGCCGTCCGGTCTGATCTGGGCGCTGGTGAACGGCCCGGCGACCGTGATCCCGCTGGCGCTGTTCGCCTGGTCGGCGCGGCGTCTGCCCCTGTCCACGGTCGGCTTCATCCAGTTCCTGGCCCCGACGCTGCAGTTCGCCTGCGGCGTCGCGACCGGCGAGCCGCTGACCCTGCTGCGGATCGTCTCCTTCGTCTTCATCTGGGCCGGCGCCGGCGTCTTCGCCCTGGCCGCCTTCAATCGCAGCCGCGCCGCCAAGCGCGCCGTCGCCCTGTCCAAGACGGTCTAG
- a CDS encoding aspartate-semialdehyde dehydrogenase — translation MGYRVAIVGATGNVGREMLNILEELEFPVDEIHAIASRKSKGVEVSFGDKTVKCQDIEQFDFSKVDIVLMSAGGAVSKEWSEKIGKAGPIVIDNSSAFRKDPDVPLIVPEVNPDAIKDATKKNIIANPNCSTIQLVTALKPLHDAAKIKRVVVSTYQSVSGAGKEGMDELWNQTKAIYGLGDATPKKFPKQIAFNVIPYIGSFLEDGSTDEEKKMSDETHKMLDPDIQVTVTCVRVPVFVGHSEAVNVQFDRPIEPDEARAILREAPGVLVIDKQEHDGYITPVDAASEHAVYVSRIRKDPTVENGLNLWVVSDNLRKGAALNAVQIAQLLDETGVIKSSSGYRSITV, via the coding sequence ATGGGTTATCGCGTCGCCATCGTCGGGGCCACGGGCAATGTGGGCCGCGAAATGCTGAACATCCTCGAGGAGCTGGAATTCCCCGTCGATGAAATCCACGCCATCGCCTCGCGCAAGTCCAAGGGCGTCGAGGTCTCCTTCGGCGACAAGACCGTCAAATGCCAGGACATCGAGCAGTTCGACTTCTCAAAGGTCGATATCGTCCTGATGTCCGCCGGCGGCGCGGTGTCCAAGGAATGGTCCGAGAAGATCGGCAAGGCCGGCCCCATCGTGATCGACAACTCCTCGGCCTTCCGCAAGGACCCCGACGTGCCGCTGATCGTGCCCGAGGTGAACCCGGACGCCATCAAGGACGCGACCAAGAAGAACATCATCGCCAACCCCAACTGCTCGACCATTCAGCTGGTGACGGCGCTGAAGCCGCTGCACGATGCGGCCAAGATCAAGCGGGTGGTCGTCTCGACCTATCAGTCGGTGTCCGGCGCCGGCAAGGAAGGCATGGACGAGCTGTGGAACCAGACCAAGGCCATCTACGGCCTGGGCGACGCCACGCCCAAGAAGTTCCCCAAACAGATCGCCTTCAACGTCATCCCCTACATCGGTTCCTTCCTCGAGGACGGCTCCACCGACGAGGAGAAGAAGATGTCGGACGAGACGCACAAGATGCTGGACCCCGACATCCAGGTCACCGTCACCTGCGTGCGCGTGCCGGTCTTCGTGGGTCACTCCGAGGCCGTGAACGTCCAGTTCGACCGCCCCATCGAACCCGACGAGGCCCGCGCCATCCTGCGCGAGGCGCCCGGCGTGCTGGTCATCGATAAGCAGGAGCACGACGGCTACATCACCCCCGTCGACGCCGCCAGCGAACACGCCGTCTATGTCAGCCGCATCCGCAAGGACCCGACCGTCGAGAACGGCCTGAACCTTTGGGTCGTGTCCGACAACCTGCGCAAGGGCGCCGCCTTGAACGCCGTCCAGATCGCCCAGCTTCTGGACGAGACGGGCGTGATCAAGTCGTCGTCGGGATATCGTTCGATCACGGTCTGA
- the zapE gene encoding cell division protein ZapE, whose product MTSRIRNAYDIRVEEGVLTPDPAQDSVITALERLEVDLAKRGLFGKAPEVRGVYLYGPPGRGKSMLMDLFYSATPEPRKTRAHFHAFMARIHDLVKQWREGDAKTRKAVFGTHRGDDPIPPIAKLIASEARLLCFDELQVTDIADAMILGRLFEALFEDRVVLAITSNRAPEDLYKNGINRQLFLPFIDIIRERCMVVETAGARDWRLDRMTSAQVWHTPDDRAAFEALWRELKGGEPEEPAHLSVLGRDVVVQRTVGSMARATFAELCARPLGPQDYLAIAQRFHTLFLEDVPILSSANHHEARRLVTLVDALYEAKTKLIVLAAAKPEALYTEGVGAFEFERTVSRFNEMQSKDWLAHVRE is encoded by the coding sequence ATGACCTCCCGTATCCGCAACGCCTACGACATCCGCGTGGAAGAGGGCGTGCTGACGCCCGATCCGGCGCAGGATAGCGTGATCACGGCGCTGGAGCGCCTGGAGGTCGATCTGGCCAAACGCGGCCTGTTCGGCAAGGCGCCGGAGGTGCGGGGCGTCTATCTCTACGGCCCGCCCGGACGCGGCAAGTCGATGCTGATGGACCTGTTCTATTCGGCGACGCCGGAGCCGCGAAAGACGCGCGCGCACTTTCACGCCTTCATGGCCCGTATCCACGACCTGGTGAAACAGTGGCGCGAAGGGGATGCGAAGACCCGCAAGGCCGTGTTCGGAACCCACAGGGGCGACGATCCTATCCCGCCGATCGCGAAGCTGATCGCGTCGGAAGCCCGGCTGCTGTGTTTCGACGAACTGCAGGTCACCGACATCGCCGACGCCATGATCCTGGGCCGGCTGTTCGAAGCCCTGTTCGAGGATCGGGTGGTGCTGGCCATCACTTCGAACCGCGCGCCGGAGGACCTCTACAAGAACGGCATCAACCGCCAGCTCTTCCTGCCCTTCATCGACATCATCCGCGAGCGTTGCATGGTCGTGGAGACGGCCGGGGCGCGGGACTGGCGGTTGGACCGGATGACCTCGGCCCAGGTCTGGCACACGCCGGACGACCGCGCGGCGTTCGAGGCGTTATGGCGCGAGCTGAAGGGGGGCGAACCGGAGGAGCCGGCGCACCTGAGCGTGTTGGGCCGCGATGTGGTGGTGCAGCGCACCGTGGGATCGATGGCGCGGGCGACGTTTGCCGAGCTGTGCGCCAGGCCGCTGGGGCCGCAGGACTATCTGGCCATCGCCCAGCGGTTCCACACCCTGTTCCTGGAAGACGTGCCGATCCTGAGCTCGGCCAACCACCACGAAGCGCGGCGTCTGGTGACCCTGGTGGACGCCCTCTATGAGGCCAAGACCAAGCTGATTGTGCTGGCGGCGGCCAAGCCGGAGGCCCTCTATACCGAAGGGGTGGGGGCGTTCGAGTTCGAGCGCACCGTGTCGCGCTTCAACGAAATGCAGAGCAAGGACTGGCTGGCGCACGTCCGCGAGTGA
- a CDS encoding YbjN domain-containing protein — MRRLALAAALALTLSPLTAAGAFAQTAPAAASRGLTPAEVATWITGLGGRVGPVQTENGLTFFTVTNAGLTWAVFFYGCEASGCGEVQFSAVVPGAGATLDAVNAWNRDNRYLKAFHTAAETPTATVQYDVVVLSGEGVAQLADPLTVWLQLLPKFAAGMGYVAPR, encoded by the coding sequence ATGCGCCGTCTCGCCCTCGCCGCCGCCCTTGCTTTGACCTTATCGCCGCTGACGGCGGCAGGAGCGTTCGCCCAGACGGCGCCGGCTGCGGCCAGTCGCGGGCTGACGCCGGCCGAGGTTGCGACTTGGATCACCGGGTTGGGCGGGCGGGTCGGGCCTGTGCAGACCGAGAACGGCCTGACCTTCTTCACCGTGACCAATGCGGGCCTGACCTGGGCGGTCTTCTTCTATGGCTGCGAGGCGTCTGGCTGCGGCGAGGTTCAGTTCAGCGCCGTTGTGCCGGGCGCCGGCGCGACGCTGGATGCGGTCAACGCCTGGAACCGCGACAACCGCTATCTGAAAGCCTTCCACACCGCCGCCGAAACGCCGACGGCGACGGTGCAGTACGATGTCGTCGTGCTGTCGGGCGAAGGCGTGGCGCAACTGGCGGACCCGCTGACGGTCTGGCTGCAACTGCTGCCCAAGTTTGCGGCAGGCATGGGCTACGTCGCGCCGCGATGA
- the mdh gene encoding malate dehydrogenase, which produces MARAKIALIGAGMIGGTLAHVAAREALGDVILFDIAEGTPQGKALDIAEASAVFGQDVALKGANDYADIAGADVCIVTAGVPRKPGMSRDDLIGINLKVMKAVGEGIKAHAPNAFVICITNPLDAMVWALQKFSGLPKEKVVGMAGVLDSARFAYFLAEKTGVSVQDIHAWTLGGHGDDMVPMVRHSTVGGLPLPDAVAAGFLSQDELDAIVERTRKGGGEIVALLKTGSAFYAPAESAIAMAKSYLLDQKRVLPCAVWLSGEYGLSDLYVGVPALIGAGGVEKIVEFTTNDEEKAMFEKSVASVQGLLQACKDIDASLA; this is translated from the coding sequence ATGGCTCGCGCGAAGATCGCCCTTATCGGCGCCGGCATGATCGGCGGAACCCTGGCCCACGTGGCCGCGCGCGAAGCCCTGGGCGACGTGATCCTGTTCGACATCGCCGAAGGCACCCCGCAGGGCAAGGCGCTGGACATCGCCGAGGCCTCGGCCGTCTTCGGCCAGGACGTGGCCCTGAAGGGCGCCAACGACTATGCCGACATCGCGGGCGCCGACGTCTGCATCGTCACCGCCGGCGTGCCGCGCAAGCCGGGCATGAGCCGCGACGACCTGATCGGCATCAATCTGAAGGTCATGAAGGCCGTCGGCGAGGGCATCAAGGCCCACGCCCCCAACGCCTTCGTCATCTGCATCACCAACCCGCTCGACGCCATGGTCTGGGCCCTGCAGAAGTTCTCGGGCCTGCCCAAGGAGAAGGTCGTCGGCATGGCCGGCGTGCTGGACTCGGCCCGCTTCGCCTACTTCCTGGCTGAAAAGACCGGCGTGTCGGTTCAGGACATCCACGCCTGGACCCTGGGCGGTCACGGCGACGACATGGTGCCGATGGTGCGCCACTCGACCGTCGGCGGCCTGCCCCTGCCGGACGCCGTCGCCGCCGGCTTCCTGTCGCAGGACGAACTGGACGCCATCGTCGAGCGCACCCGCAAGGGCGGCGGCGAGATCGTGGCCCTGCTGAAGACCGGCTCGGCCTTCTACGCCCCGGCTGAAAGCGCGATTGCGATGGCCAAGTCCTATCTGCTGGACCAGAAGCGCGTCCTGCCCTGCGCCGTCTGGCTGTCGGGCGAATACGGCCTGTCGGACCTCTACGTCGGCGTTCCCGCCCTGATCGGCGCCGGCGGCGTTGAGAAGATCGTCGAGTTCACCACCAACGACGAAGAAAAGGCCATGTTCGAAAAGTCCGTCGCCTCGGTCCAGGGCCTGCTTCAAGCCTGCAAGGACATCGACGCCTCGCTGGCGTAA